In bacterium, a single genomic region encodes these proteins:
- the gatC gene encoding Asp-tRNA(Asn)/Glu-tRNA(Gln) amidotransferase subunit GatC: MDEKTVRHIARLARLGLTAEELERFRGQLGEILDYVRSLEGVDIEGVPPFSDVSPPRVPWREDVVTNPPSATGELGQAPRVVNGQIETPSPLGG; the protein is encoded by the coding sequence ATGGACGAAAAAACCGTGCGGCACATCGCGAGGCTGGCCCGGCTGGGGCTGACCGCCGAGGAGCTCGAGCGCTTCCGGGGCCAGCTCGGCGAGATACTGGACTACGTCCGTTCGCTAGAGGGCGTGGACATCGAAGGCGTGCCGCCCTTCAGCGACGTTTCGCCGCCCCGCGTCCCCTGGCGCGAGGACGTCGTGACGAACCCCCCCTCGGCAACCGGCGAGCTCGGCCAGGCCCCGCGGGTCGTGAACGGGCAGATAGAGACCCCCTCCCCCCTCGGGGGCTAG